From the Serratia nematodiphila DZ0503SBS1 genome, one window contains:
- the hofQ gene encoding DNA uptake porin HofQ gives MKGCVGLGLALWCLALGTAQAQDKQRVSLEFQDAPVTVILQALADYRQMNLIAAPGVSGNLTLRLENVPWPQALALTLRMGKLAMTREGNVILISPEPDAQEKRQQREALAQRQPLHSLTLTLQNGDAAEIAESLNAQRGALLSERGSVLADKRTNTLLLRDTAPILTQLKKRITEMDAPLAQVQLAAHIVTINRESLRELGVRWGLAPDDRPARPLRPGNVGVNLPLERSAVNAGFHLARISGRLLSLELTALEQENQVEIIASPRLLTAHLQTASIKQGTEIPYEVSSGASGATAIEFKEAVLGMEVTPKVLPDGRITLTLHISQNMPGRAISRGAGEALTIDKQEIKTQITVKNGETLVLGGIFQRHSGKTADKVPGLGDVPLLGGLFRQSGAQQKKRELVIFITPTLIKG, from the coding sequence ATGAAAGGATGTGTTGGATTGGGCTTGGCGCTGTGGTGCCTGGCGCTCGGCACCGCGCAGGCGCAGGATAAGCAGCGGGTTTCCCTGGAATTTCAGGATGCGCCGGTCACGGTCATCCTGCAGGCGTTGGCGGATTATCGGCAGATGAACCTGATCGCCGCGCCCGGCGTGAGCGGCAACCTGACGCTGCGGCTGGAGAATGTGCCCTGGCCGCAGGCGCTGGCGTTGACCCTGCGCATGGGCAAACTGGCGATGACGCGGGAAGGCAACGTGATACTGATCTCGCCGGAGCCGGACGCACAGGAAAAAAGGCAGCAGCGAGAGGCGTTGGCGCAGCGGCAACCGCTGCATAGCCTGACCTTGACGTTACAGAACGGCGATGCGGCGGAAATTGCCGAAAGCCTCAACGCCCAACGTGGCGCGTTGCTGAGCGAGCGTGGCAGCGTGTTGGCGGATAAACGCACCAATACGCTGCTGCTGCGCGACACCGCGCCAATCCTGACGCAGTTGAAAAAGCGGATAACGGAAATGGACGCGCCGCTGGCGCAGGTGCAACTGGCGGCGCATATCGTGACCATCAACCGCGAAAGCCTGCGTGAGCTTGGCGTGCGTTGGGGGTTGGCGCCCGACGACAGGCCGGCGCGGCCGTTGCGGCCGGGCAATGTCGGTGTCAACCTGCCGCTGGAGCGCAGCGCGGTGAACGCCGGTTTCCATCTGGCGCGCATCAGCGGGCGTTTGCTGAGCCTGGAGCTGACGGCGCTGGAGCAGGAGAATCAGGTGGAGATCATCGCCAGTCCACGCCTGCTGACGGCGCACCTGCAAACCGCCAGTATCAAGCAGGGAACCGAGATCCCTTACGAAGTGTCAAGCGGCGCCAGCGGTGCGACTGCCATCGAGTTCAAAGAGGCGGTGCTGGGCATGGAGGTGACACCGAAAGTGTTGCCGGACGGGCGCATCACGCTGACGCTGCACATCAGCCAAAATATGCCGGGGCGCGCCATCAGCCGCGGGGCGGGTGAGGCACTGACCATCGATAAACAGGAGATTAAGACGCAGATCACGGTGAAAAACGGTGAAACCCTGGTGCTCGGCGGTATTTTTCAACGGCATAGCGGCAAGACGGCGGACAAGGTGCCGGGGTTGGGGGATGTGCCGTTATTGGGAGGCTTGTTCCGACAAAGCGGCGCACAACAGAAAAAACGCGAGCTGGTGATCTTCATTACGCCGACCCTGATTAAGGGATAA
- the aroK gene encoding shikimate kinase AroK yields the protein MAEKRNIFLVGPMGAGKSTIGRQLAQQLNMEFFDSDQEIERRTGADVGWVFDVEGEEGFRDREEKVINELTEKQGIVLATGGGSVKSRETRNRLSARGVVVYLETTIEKQLARTQRDKKRPLLQVDSPPREVLEALAKERNPLYEEIADVTIRTDDQSAKVVANQIINMLESN from the coding sequence ATGGCAGAGAAACGCAATATCTTTCTGGTTGGGCCTATGGGTGCCGGCAAAAGCACTATTGGCCGTCAGTTAGCTCAGCAACTCAATATGGAGTTCTTCGACTCCGATCAAGAAATTGAGCGACGTACCGGAGCTGACGTGGGCTGGGTATTCGACGTGGAAGGGGAAGAAGGTTTCCGCGATCGTGAAGAAAAAGTCATTAATGAACTGACGGAAAAACAAGGGATTGTGTTGGCGACCGGCGGCGGTTCGGTGAAGTCGCGCGAAACGCGCAACCGTCTGTCCGCGCGCGGTGTGGTGGTCTATCTGGAAACCACGATCGAGAAGCAGCTTGCTCGTACCCAGCGTGATAAAAAACGCCCGCTGCTGCAGGTCGATTCTCCGCCGCGTGAAGTGCTGGAAGCCTTGGCGAAAGAGCGCAATCCGTTGTATGAAGAGATTGCCGATGTCACCATCCGCACCGACGATCAGAGCGCTAAAGTGGTTGCCAACCAGATCATCAACATGCTGGAAAGCAACTGA
- the aroB gene encoding 3-dehydroquinate synthase → MERITVTLGERSYPITIAAGLFNDPASFMPLKAGEQAMLVTNQTLAPLYLERVRQVLEQGGVVVDQVILPDGEQYKSLAVLEQVFSALLEKPHGRDTTLIALGGGVVGDLTGFAAACYQRGVRFIQVPTTLLSQVDSSVGGKTAVNHPLGKNMIGAFYQPASVVVDLDCLKTLPTRELSSGLAEVIKYGIILDREFFVWLENNIDALMALDMQALAYCIRRCCELKAEVVAADERESGLRALLNLGHTYGHAIEAEMGYGVWLHGEAVAAGMVMAAETAHRLGQFSVEDIERIKTLLLRAGLPVCGPQEMTPGSYLPHMLRDKKVLAGELRLVLPTAIGAAEVRGGVGHELVLASIAACLPELTRN, encoded by the coding sequence ATGGAGAGAATTACTGTAACGCTTGGGGAGCGCAGCTACCCGATTACCATCGCCGCCGGATTGTTTAACGATCCGGCTTCTTTTATGCCGTTGAAGGCGGGTGAGCAAGCGATGTTGGTCACCAACCAGACCCTGGCGCCGCTTTATCTTGAGCGTGTCCGGCAGGTGTTGGAGCAGGGCGGCGTCGTGGTGGATCAGGTGATCCTTCCCGATGGTGAGCAGTACAAATCTCTGGCGGTGTTGGAGCAGGTGTTTTCGGCGCTGCTGGAAAAACCGCATGGGCGTGATACCACGCTGATCGCCCTCGGCGGCGGCGTTGTCGGCGATCTGACCGGCTTTGCCGCCGCGTGCTACCAACGCGGCGTGCGCTTTATTCAGGTTCCCACCACGTTGTTGTCGCAGGTGGACTCTTCCGTGGGCGGCAAGACCGCCGTCAACCACCCGCTCGGCAAAAACATGATTGGCGCTTTCTATCAACCCGCTTCGGTGGTGGTTGATCTGGATTGCCTGAAAACCTTGCCGACGCGTGAACTCTCTTCCGGCCTGGCAGAAGTCATCAAATACGGGATCATCCTCGATCGCGAGTTCTTCGTCTGGTTGGAAAACAACATCGATGCGCTGATGGCGCTGGATATGCAGGCGTTGGCCTACTGTATCCGCCGCTGCTGTGAGCTCAAGGCCGAGGTGGTGGCTGCCGACGAACGCGAAAGCGGCCTGCGCGCCTTGCTGAATCTGGGCCATACTTACGGCCACGCCATCGAAGCCGAAATGGGCTACGGCGTATGGCTGCACGGCGAAGCGGTGGCTGCGGGCATGGTGATGGCGGCGGAAACCGCGCACCGTCTCGGCCAGTTCTCCGTTGAAGATATCGAACGCATCAAAACGCTGCTGCTGCGCGCCGGCTTGCCGGTCTGCGGGCCGCAGGAAATGACGCCGGGATCCTATCTGCCGCACATGCTGCGCGACAAGAAAGTGCTGGCGGGTGAACTGCGCCTGGTGCTGCCGACCGCGATCGGTGCGGCGGAAGTGCGCGGCGGCGTAGGGCATGAGCTGGTGTTGGCGTCGATCGCCGCCTGCCTGCCTGAGCTGACGCGTAATTAA